The genomic segment GCCGCGTGGAAATTGTTGCTCGCGTGTGTGTGCTCGTACGACGGTCGGATCATAAACGGATCGGGTCTCGACGGGTCGTAGGCCAAGGCGAGAGCTTCGAGCACAGGGTTTTCCTTGAGCACCAAACCTCCGGCCGATCCGCTCGGATACCCCTTCTCGTCATAGATCCATGCCAGCAGTCCGACCTCGTGACAAGCTTCGATCGCCTTGACCAGCGTGGCCCAGTTCGGCTCCGAGACCAGGTAGTCATTGAAAGCGACATTGCAGACGATCCCGCCGAGGCCGAGCTCTTTCAGAGCAGCCATCGCCGCGGGGTTGGCCTGGCCCTTCGGAACACCATGCAGGATCTGAAGCGGGCGCAGTTCAGCTCCCGGCGCAGACCACGCTGCCGTCCAGCCCGCCGGCCAGTCGGGCGCCGGGCGGGTCTCCTGCGCCATCGCCGAATCCACGGTCAGGGCGCTCGCCGCAACGAGCAACGATCCAAGCATGTAGTGCGTTTTTGTCATAGTCCGCTCATTCTTGCGCCCCGAGGTCGAAAGTCAAAGGGGCGGTCCCTGTCTTTCGAGGGTTCAAGCTCGCGCCGTGAAGTGGGGCCGACGCCCTCGTCGGCCCTCTGTGAGACGGGCGGCNNNNNNNNNNNNNNNNNNNNNNNNNNNNNNNNNNNNNNNNNNNNNNNNNNNNNNNNNNNNNNNNNNNNNNNNNNNNNNNNNNNNNNNNNNNNNNNNNNNNGTCTTGGTTCCCGGTTGATCGCCGCCGATACACGGCCATCCGAGCCGGAAGTCAAAGGGGCGGCCCTTCTTTTCTCAGAGCCCAGCCTCGCGCCGTGAAGTGGGGCCGACGCCCTCGTCGGCCCTCTGTGAGACGGGCGGCCAAGATGCCGGTCCAAAGGGCGTTGGCCACCCGGCAGCTTATCGGATTGCAGATTTGAGATTGTCAGATTTCAGATCGGAGCCGGATTCGCTTACCATCTGGCGCGAGGAGGTTCTCACCGATGACAGCGTTCAAGGAGCCTTCACGTCGCGAGTTTCTTGCCGGTTCGATTGCCGCCGGGGCTGCAGGTCTTGGTTCCCGGTTGATCGCCGCCGATACACGGCCATCCGAGCCGGAAGTCAAGAGGGAAGAAACCTGGCAGATCGGCTGCTACACCCGGCCGTGGGGCGGGCATGAGTACAGGATCGCCCTCGACGCTATCGCCGAGGCCGGGTTCAAGTACGTCGGTCTGATGACCGCCAAGTCGCCGACCAACTTGATTCTCTCTTCCGCAACCACACCCGATGAGGCCGCTCGCGTCGGCGAGGAAGTCAAGAAACGCGGACTGAAGGTCGCGAACGTCTATGCGGGCGATTTCTTCTCGACCGAACCCGATGCGGCGGTCAGGGCTCTGCGACGCATGATCGACGCAAGCGCAATCGTCGGTTCGCCCGGTCTGATGCTCGGCGGCAGCGGCGATCCGAAACACAATGATGACTACTACCGCACGGTCGCCGCCTGCTGCGACTATGCCGCACAGAAGAACATCGGCCTGAGCATCAAACCTCACGGCGGCCTGAACGCCACCGGTCCGCAGTGCCGCAGAGCGATCGAATTCGTCGGGCACCGCAACTTCAGACTCTGGTATGATCCTGGCAACATCTACTACTATTCCGAAGGGCGGCTTGACCCCGTCGACGACGCGGCCATGGTGGACGGCCTTGTGGTGGGCATGTCGGTCAAGGACTACCTGCACCCCAAGAACGTGGACGTGACGCCGGGGACCGGCAAGGTCGATTTCGCCGCGGTCATGGCCCGGCTCAAAAAGGGCGGCTTCACCCGCGGCCCCCTGATCGTCGAAACCCTGGCTCGCGGGGATCTGCCCACGCTGCTGAGCGAGGCCAAGAAGGCACGGAGGTTTGTTGAGGACCTGACGGCGGGCAGAATCGCTGCGACGCGGCCGTGACGAAACCCCCTTCCCGGACCGTTCTGTGGTTGTCGTGCCGCGTGCCATGCCGGGTGCCGGGTGGCCATGCCCACGGCCGTGCGCGGGCATCCCCCTTGGAAACCTTACCGCTCGCCCCCGAATCCTTTCCGCCGGGTGCCATGCCCACGGCTTTGCGTGGGCATGCGCCTCCAAATGAATCCGCTCGGCCCGGAATCCTTTCCGGGCCGCATCCCCTGCGGAATCCCTTCCGCATTCACATATGAATGACGATGGGAATCGTCACCAGAAGGGTCCCAGATAGGAATCTGGGGCCAGCGGCTCGCTCGGCCCGGAATCCTTTGGCATTCATGACGATGGCAATCCTCCACCAGCAGGTAGGGCAGGTCAGAGCCCCGCCAAGTCGCCCCGACCAAGCAGGGCGTCGACCTGCCGCAGGCCTATCCCTGTCATCTCCCCCGGCACGCTTTCTGCCTTCGCCCTTCATTCCTCACAGGTGCTGCGCAGCCAA from the Phycisphaerae bacterium genome contains:
- a CDS encoding sugar phosphate isomerase/epimerase family protein, with amino-acid sequence MTAFKEPSRREFLAGSIAAGAAGLGSRLIAADTRPSEPEVKREETWQIGCYTRPWGGHEYRIALDAIAEAGFKYVGLMTAKSPTNLILSSATTPDEAARVGEEVKKRGLKVANVYAGDFFSTEPDAAVRALRRMIDASAIVGSPGLMLGGSGDPKHNDDYYRTVAACCDYAAQKNIGLSIKPHGGLNATGPQCRRAIEFVGHRNFRLWYDPGNIYYYSEGRLDPVDDAAMVDGLVVGMSVKDYLHPKNVDVTPGTGKVDFAAVMARLKKGGFTRGPLIVETLARGDLPTLLSEAKKARRFVEDLTAGRIAATRP